Below is a genomic region from Zea mays cultivar B73 chromosome 9, Zm-B73-REFERENCE-NAM-5.0, whole genome shotgun sequence.
gtcccagcccagatgggtcggcgcgagatggaacacaagggggaaaaccgtggctcgtgttatcctgcgcccaggacggatgcgcttgcagtaggggttacaagcgttcgcgagggagagagagagagagcctgtccgtcagcccgtcctcccgcggccaccttctcgtacgagggccctggaccttccttttatagatgtaaggagagggcccaggtgtacaatggggggtgtagcagtgtgctaacgtgtctagcagagaggagccagagccctatgtacatgccgacgtggctgtcggagacgtgttgctgccctgttcatgtgatgtcgtggccgtcggaggagcgcttaaaccctgtagaagtacagttgtcggggctgtcggatccttgctgacgtctccttgcttccgtagggggctgagaaccgtcgtcgtcatggagcacgcggggtgccatcattacttgtttaccggggcgagccagatgggacgctggtcttgttccccgtagcctgagctagctaggggtagggtaatgatgtacccccctgcggcgtggtcggtccgagcccgaggtcgggcgaggcggtgactcctccgaggtcgaggctgagtccaagccctggggtcgggcgaggtggagaccgtcttccgaggtcgaggtggagtccgagccctggggtcgggcgaggcgaagcttcctatggcgcctggggctagattcggctgctgtcagcctcaccctggcgggtggcacagcagtcggagcagggcaggcagcgctgtttccctgtcaggtcagtcagtggaggggcgaaatgactacggtcacttcggcactgtcgactgaggaacacgtgtcaggataaggtgtcaggcgatccttgcattgaatgctcctgcgatacggccggttggcgaggcgatctggccaaggttgcttgttgcttctccgcgaagcctgcccgagctgggcctcgggcgagtcgaaggtgcgcctgttgcttgaggaggccatcGGGCGAGgcgtgggtctactgttcctgcccgaggctgggctcgggcgaggcgagatcgtgtccatggagtggacggagctttgacctgtattgcgcccatcaagcctttgcagcttgtgctgatggtggttaccagccgagtttaggagtcttgggggtacccctaattatggtcccgacaAAATGTATTTCATAATAAACTTATTTAGAGGTATAGATTAAATTTAAAAAGAGTCCGACTGGTTGACAAAAGTATGCGTTTATTTTGAAATAAAGGAGTATGATGTAACTTAATTTTTCAGCTCTCCATCCATATTTATTTTTTTCTTCCTTGACCTAATCCTGTTTTCATTAAAAGCTATCTAGAAAAAAACGAGAGGTTTCCGTCCGTTTTTATGATTTCACCCGCCGGCCCGCAGCCCACTGCTGGCGGGGCCTGAGCCTGTCATTCGTTGCCAAGAGTGTCCCACGACGGGCGCTCCGAGATCCCAGGCGTACTCCAGGCCCCACATGGTGGTGGGTGCGCAGCTTACGAGGGGGTGACGGAAGGCACATCACACCAGCCATTGGCCAACTTGCGCTGCCTGCTTGCAGAGCGACAGGCTGCAGACCACCGGAGGACGGCAAGTTGGCCGACCGTTCCTGGTCCCACCGGCATGACTCGATTGCCCGGGGGTTCTCCCGCTCCCGCGGGACCCGAGCGGCCAAAGCCCTCGCCTTCGTTTTGCGGGTTCACCCGGACACCCCTTTTTGCACTGCTTCCGCTCGTACACCCGGTCAGGTTACGTCACGTAGGAGGCACATAGTACAGTCATTGACTTGTGGGCCTATACAATCTTGGCCCAATCTGTCATCTAGAGTAAGTGGAAAGTGACCAGCCGCCACCCGCCAGCCGAGTGCCTTTCCATATTAATTAATTACTCGCTGTTTAGGACCAATCACACTCTAACCCCGAATTTGAGTTCTCAATCGCATGCGTCAGCTCGTCGAGCGTCGTAGCCTCGTCGGGGAGGATGAAGGGAGCGGACCAGAGGTGGGTGAAGCCCGGACCGGGAGAATAGGAGCGAGAGCGAAGCAGGCGCAACGCAACTGGCGACCAGCGGGCGAAGCAATTAACGGGAATATTTTAATGCGGCTTCGGGTACACGCGGGCAGGTCAATCCTCGCACTCCACCTCCTGCCTGCCCCCGCACCCGTAGCCATGTTGGATCCACCGCCCCACCACGGGTAGCtgaaggggcggcggcggcggcgcggcagaGGGATGAAGAACTTCCTCAGGAAGCTGCACATCGGTGACTCCGCCGCCGGGGATGGCGCCTCGTCGCCTTCGGCACCTACCCCGCCGCCAACGAAAAAGGGCGGGGGCATCGAGCATAGGCACGCCTCCGGGTTGTCGGGCTGGCTGAGCTCCGTGACCAGCCGGCCGCACCCACCTACGCCGCTTTCTGCTTCTGCTGCACCGGCAGCGGCGGCGCCGGAGGTGGAGGAGTCGGCGTTGACGACTGCGTTGGCTTCGTCTGTTGAGGAGAAGAGGGTAGCCGAGGAGGACGAGGAGAGGGCGAGGCGGGAGTCCCGGAAGGAGGCGGAGATGGAGAAGAAAGAGAAACAGCAGGCGGAGCTGGAGAACTATCACATGCAGCTGGCCCTCGAGATGAGCGTGAGGGAGGACCCGGAGGCGATGCAGATCGAGGTGGCCAAACAGATCAGCCTCGGCTCCTGCCCCATCCAGAGCTCGCCCGCAGAGGTCATCGCCTTCCGATACTGGGTATTCAGCATCTCCACTCCCCTCCTACTATCTTCTAGATTGTTTTCGTACCGCGATTGGATCTCACTCGTGCTATGTTGATGCAAATTGGACGTTAGAGCAGAAATGGGGTCTATCATATGTTAGCTTGTCAAAGGTCTGTTGCATGATGCTACCTATCATGGTGACGTTCCTCTGTTAGTGCATTCGAGAAAAAAAGTTTTTATAGCTGTTGAATTATACTTCTGTAACGGAATAGGTATGGCAGAGTATGGGGTAGTGTAATCATGTAACTTATCTCGATATGGCATATATGAAAAATTCCTTTTCTGATATCTCTGAAATTATGTTAGTTGGGAATAGTAGCCTTGGATTGTCTATCCTTCATAACTCGAGATTTTCTGTTTTGATGGGGAAAAATAAATACTCCATGATTTTGTAGTGGGGTTAATTTTAGCATAATGAACATCTGCTTTTCTTTATAGAAGCTACTGGCTGACCATACTTAGAAGCTGCATTTGCAAAGCGATTACGTTGTCTATATCCTAGATATAGCCAGCAGCTGATAGCCACCATAAGATGTTCTCCTTCATCAGAGATTGTTCAGAAGTTAAACTCCCTATATATTTGTGACTCTTACCATTTTCTCACTTCCTCATATGGTAGATTTGTTCGTGCTTCACAGAGTTTCAATGCCCTTAGCTATGACGACAAAATATTGGATGGTTTCTATGACATTTGTGCCACTGGGGATGAGCTTGCAATGTCAACCATACCTTCTCTGATGGATCTGCAAGCACTGCCATTTTCACATGGAGGCAAAACTGATGCTGTATTGGTCGACAGAGCACTGGATTCTGAGCTCGTAGCTCTTGAGCAGAAGGCTGTTATCATGGCTGTAGAATTTCGCTCGAAAAAATCAGAATTTGTTGACCGCTCTTTGGTTCAGACTCTAGCTAATTTAGTTTCCAACTACATGGGTGGACCAGTCATTGATCCAGAAAGCATGCTGTTGAAGTACCGAAATATGAGCAGTGCGTTGAAAGCTGATATAAGAAGTGCAGTTGTACCTCTTGGGCAGCTAACAGTTGGTTTGGCTCGTCACCGTGCACTGCTTTTTAAGGTCTGTAACAAATTACAATATGTTCAGCAATCTGAGGCACATTAATTTTGTAATTATGAAGTTTGTCATGACAGATGGCAATCTTTTTGAAATGTAGCATCTTCTTTTGTTCAGTACAGAATTTGACATGGCCACTTGTTTAGTTATTAGCATAAAACCTGACATAATTTTTAGTTATCTACTCAGCTGAACACATGACATATCGGTTCAACCCATGGTAATGCTCACAAGACTTGTTCTTTTCTGGCCTTCTAATATTTTGATTTTATTCTCTGCATGCTTGCATCTAGGTTTTGGCAGATAGCCTTGCTGTTCCTTGCCGATTAGTTAAAGGAAGGCAGTACACTGGATCAGATGATGGAGCTTTGAACATTGTGAAATTTAATGATGGAAGGTATTGTGCTTACCAGTTCCTTGACAGTAGAAGCTGTTTCTTTCATTACTTGAATATTATGGATTAGAATAGTTTTTTCTGGATTTCTGATTCTAGCCCCTAGTACCAGCAATGGGTAATGAAAGTTGTCATTGCAATACTGCCTAATAATTGTACCGTACCTCATTTTTGCAGGGAGTGCATTGTTGATCTCATGATAGATCCTGGTACTCTTATTTCATCAGATGGTGCTGACCTGGGTAGAGAATTGGAAGACAGCTTAGTCGTAGATAATCAACATGTTAACAAAGATGACACTAGCACTCAGTTACTTTCCTCTTTCAGTGAAGCTTCAAGTTCCATGCACAGTTCATTTGAAAATGGATCGCTTGAAAAAGGATTTATTTGCAATGCTGGGCATtttggtccatatgaagcaacaacTGCCCATAGTGACAATGATGTGCTTGGGTCTGGGGTATCAAGTTCATTTGATGAGCTATCGGTCAGCACATATGCATGTGAAAACATACCTATTATTCATGAATCTAATACAGATCATACCATGACTGAAAAAAGCAAAGATAAGTCGATCACATCAAATAATTCGTCATCATGTTCGCCTCCATCTTCTGAGATAGGCAGTACTCCTGCTGTACGAAGGAAAAAGGTCAAAGACGTCTCGGAGTATATGATTAGTGCTGCAAAAGAGAACCCTCAGATAGCAGAAAGGATCCATGCTGTGTTACTTGAAAGTGGTGTTGTGCCACCACCTGACTTGTTTTCAGAAGAATCTAAGGAACAACCAAAGGACCTGATT
It encodes:
- the LOC103637825 gene encoding probable serine/threonine-protein kinase SIS8 isoform X1 is translated as MKNFLRKLHIGDSAAGDGASSPSAPTPPPTKKGGGIEHRHASGLSGWLSSVTSRPHPPTPLSASAAPAAAAPEVEESALTTALASSVEEKRVAEEDEERARRESRKEAEMEKKEKQQAELENYHMQLALEMSVREDPEAMQIEVAKQISLGSCPIQSSPAEVIAFRYWSFNALSYDDKILDGFYDICATGDELAMSTIPSLMDLQALPFSHGGKTDAVLVDRALDSELVALEQKAVIMAVEFRSKKSEFVDRSLVQTLANLVSNYMGGPVIDPESMLLKYRNMSSALKADIRSAVVPLGQLTVGLARHRALLFKVLADSLAVPCRLVKGRQYTGSDDGALNIVKFNDGRECIVDLMIDPGTLISSDGADLGRELEDSLVVDNQHVNKDDTSTQLLSSFSEASSSMHSSFENGSLEKGFICNAGHFGPYEATTAHSDNDVLGSGVSSSFDELSVSTYACENIPIIHESNTDHTMTEKSKDKSITSNNSSSCSPPSSEIGSTPAVRRKKVKDVSEYMISAAKENPQIAERIHAVLLESGVVPPPDLFSEESKEQPKDLIVYDTSLFQTTDEMIRTMNELESTAHDGCAGLGPSLPPDPGHELQTKIVPYRMPPDLKPVQGLGVYHKFDFRDNINPSIPLYEPSPAPQENPLQLIKQMPVTAAAVATAAVVASSMVVAAAKSNSDIKLDVPVAAAATAAAVVATTAAVNQQYEYLDPGCQLLCLPSSSNKLIQKGRHDLLDDDQLETNHGQDNALEREKDLVQAPQEAERISDRSTGTESARSEISLDKIAEFEIQWEELTLGERVGLGSFGEVYRGEWHETEVAVKKFLQQDISSDALEEFRTEVGIMRRLRHPNVVLFMGAVTRVPHLSIVTEFLPRGSLFRLIHRPNNQLDQKRRLRMALDVARGMNYLHNCTPVIVHRDLKSPNLLVDKNWVVKVCDFGLSRLKHSTFLSSRSAAGTAEWMAPEILRNEPSDEKCDVFSYGVILWELCTLLQPWEGMNPMQVVGAVGFQQRRLDIPGGVDPAVAEIIRRCWQTDPRMRPSFSEIMATLRPLLKNMPANQPTRKRAQQTDD
- the LOC103637825 gene encoding probable serine/threonine-protein kinase SIS8 isoform X3 — protein: MKNFLRKLHIGDSAAGDGASSPSAPTPPPTKKGGGIEHRHASGLSGWLSSVTSRPHPPTPLSASAAPAAAAPEVEESALTTALASSVEEKRVAEEDEERARRESRKEAEMEKKEKQQAELENYHMQLALEMSVREDPEAMQIEVAKQISLGSCPIQSSPAEVIAFRYWSFNALSYDDKILDGFYDICATGDELAMSTIPSLMDLQALPFSHGGKTDAVLVDRALDSELVALEQKAVIMAVEFRSKKSEFVDRSLVQTLANLVSNYMGGPVIDPESMLLKYRNMSSALKADIRSAVVPLGQLTVGLARHRALLFKVLADSLAVPCRLVKGRQYTGSDDGALNIVKFNDGRECIVDLMIDPGTLISSDGADLGRELEDSLVVDNQHVNKDDTSTQLLSSFSEASSSMHSSFENGSLEKGFICNAGHFGPYEATTAHSDNDVLGSGVSSSFDELSVSTYACENIPIIHESNTDHTMTEKSKDKSITSNNSSSCSPPSSEIGSTPAVRRKKVKDVSEYMISAAKENPQIAERIHAVLLESGVVPPPDLFSEESKEQPKDLIVYDTSLFQTTDEMIRTMNELESTAHDGCAGLGPSLPPDPGHELQTKIVPYRMPPDLKPVQGLGVYHKFDFRDNINPSIPLYEPSPAPQENPLQLIKQMPVTAAAVATAAVVASSMVVAAAKSNSDIKLDVPVAAAATAAAVVATTAAVNQQYEYLDPGCQLLCLPSSSNKLIQKGRHDLLDDDQLETNHGQDNALEREKDLVQAPQEAERISDRSTGTESARSEISLDKIAEFEIQWEELTLGERVGLGSFGEVYRGEWHETEVAVKKFLQQDISSDALEEFRTEVGIMRRLRHPNVVLFMGAVTRVPHLSIVTEFLPRRSGWHQKYFEMNHQMRNVTSSAMGSYYGSSVHCCSHGK
- the LOC103637825 gene encoding probable serine/threonine-protein kinase SIS8 isoform X2, with amino-acid sequence MKNFLRKLHIGDSAAGDGASSPSAPTPPPTKKGGGIEHRHASGLSGWLSSVTSRPHPPTPLSASAAPAAAAPEVEESALTTALASSVEEKRVAEEDEERARRESRKEAEMEKKEKQQAELENYHMQLALEMSVREDPEAMQIEVAKQISLGSCPIQSSPAEVIAFRYWSFNALSYDDKILDGFYDICATGDELAMSTIPSLMDLQALPFSHGGKTDAVLVDRALDSELVALEQKAVIMAVEFRSKKSEFVDRSLVQTLANLVSNYMGGPVIDPESMLLKYRNMSSALKADIRSAVVPLGQLTVGLARHRALLFKVLADSLAVPCRLVKGRQYTGSDDGALNIVKFNDGRECIVDLMIDPGTLISSDGADLGRELEDSLVVDNQHVNKDDTSTQLLSSFSEASSSMHSSFENGSLEKGFICNAGHFGPYEATTAHSDNDVLGSGVSSSFDELSVSTYACENIPIIHESNTDHTMTEKSKDKSITSNNSSSCSPPSSEIGSTPAVRRKKVKDVSEYMISAAKENPQIAERIHAVLLESGVVPPPDLFSEESKEQPKDLIVYDTSLFQTTDEMIRTMNELESTAHDGCAGLGPSLPPDPGHELQTKIVPYRMPPDLKPVQGLGVYHKFDFRDNINPSIPLYEPSPAPQENPLQLIKQMPVTAAAVATAAVVASSMVVAAAKSNSDIKLDVPVAAAATAAAVVATTAAVNQQYEYLDPGCQLLCLPSSSNKLIQKGRHDLLDDDQLETNHGQDNALEREKDLVQAPQEAERISDRSTGTESARSEISLDKIAEFEIQWEELTLGERVGLGSFGEVYRGEWHETEVAVKKFLQQDISSDALEEFRTEVGIMRRLRHPNVVLFMGAVTRVPHLSIVTEFLPRGSLFRLIHRPNNQLDQKRRLRMALDVARGMNYLHNCTPVIVHRDLKSPNLLVDKNWVVKVCDFGLSRLKHSTFLSSRSAAGTAEWMAPEILRNEPSDEKCDVFSYGVILWELCTLLQPWEVIQGCGHHFQRSWLL